DNA sequence from the Pseudomonadota bacterium genome:
AAGTTCCATGATTTCCTCCTCTTCTAAATTTCTAAGACATTCTCTGTTTTGAACTGCTTCGTTCGGTCTTTGTGAAAACCTCGAGGTCGTTGAGGTGTGATATATACACGTCTATGTGTAAATCTGCTGAGAGCAATTTTACAAGTAAACTAATGTTATTTTTGGTAACCGTTTTTGTCAAGTCAAACGGGTAAACGGAGCACTGTATACCTCATCTCTTGAGACATCTTACTATCTCTCCCACGTACATCCTGTGATAGTCCTTCAAGGGATAAAACTCATCTATTGCAGGGTCCAGGAAGTGGGCCGGTATCATATCCTGAAAATATATCTTTTTGCATATCAATACTAATCGTGCCTCAGCAAAATAGATTGAATCGTTATCAAGAACAGGGGTAAGACCTGTTTCTGCTACTTTATTGACATCCCTTCCTGATTTCGTGCCGCAGTAGGTTAAAATATCCCGGTATTGTTCTTCAAGGAAGGAAAGCGTATAGATGCTACACTTTTCCATAAATTCATAGGTATAACGGTTGGGTCTTATCACACAGAAACAGATATTCTTATACCACAATACGCCTAATCCTCCCCAGGCGCCCGTCATGGTATTAAATGATTCCTTTGTACCGGCAGTAATAAGCATCCAGTCTTTACCTATGAGCTTGAAAGGATTATCGGCGAGATTCTCTGGATTTATTTCTTTAAAATTGTTCATGGGGCCACCTCCTTATAATACATTTTCATACTCTATTTTGCAATTATCTTCAATCATTTTAGAGAACAATGAGCACGGCTCCCGCCTCAAATGCGATTGTTCGTCAGATGGAACAATCATCGTGCATTGATGGCTAATGGTAAAACATGCCCTTGAGCACCCCATTTATGACCTCTGAATGCTTTTCCAGTATACAAAAAAAGCTTGACAAAATTTACACTTACGAGTATAAATGTCTAAAGTGGTAAAAAGTGTTATAAGGTGGGATAATGTTCGCTGGAAGATATGAATATACCATAGACGACAAGAGCAGGGTGAGTATCCCCTCGAAATTCAGAGAGGGGCTCTCGACGAATTATGATATGAGACTCATGCTTACAAACCTTGACGGGTGTATCGTGGGTTACCCGTACCAGGAATGGCTGAACATACAGGACAGGACATCCAACTACGGATCCATAAAAAAAGAAGCAAGGGCCTTTCTCAGATATTTTTATTCGGGTATTACCGAATGCCCCATAGACAAGCTTGGGAGGGTTCTCATACCACAATCCTTGAAAACGGCCGCAAGCATAAAAAAGAATGTGGTTATTGTCGGTATGGGTCCAAAGATAGAAATATGGGCCCAGGAACAGTGGGAAGAATTGGTTAAAAAGGCAATTTCAGACCCTGATCAAGTGGCAGACATTGTTTCAGAGCTTGGGCTTTAATGGGTTCCACACATATACCTGTTCTTCTTGAAGAGGTAACGAGTAATCTTGTAAGCGAAAAAACTGAGATTTTTGTTGATGCAACAGTAGGTGGAGCCGGACATTCAAGTTTTATATTAGAGAGGTATGGAAATCTAAGGCTTATCGGTTTGGATGCGGACGAAAAGGCGCTGGAGATTGCCAATGAAAAACTAACCGCCTTTAAGGACAGGGCAACACTTATCAGGGGGAATTTTAAGGATTTGAAGGCAATATTAACATCAATAG
Encoded proteins:
- the mraZ gene encoding division/cell wall cluster transcriptional repressor MraZ, whose product is MFAGRYEYTIDDKSRVSIPSKFREGLSTNYDMRLMLTNLDGCIVGYPYQEWLNIQDRTSNYGSIKKEARAFLRYFYSGITECPIDKLGRVLIPQSLKTAASIKKNVVIVGMGPKIEIWAQEQWEELVKKAISDPDQVADIVSELGL
- a CDS encoding flavin reductase, translating into MNNFKEINPENLADNPFKLIGKDWMLITAGTKESFNTMTGAWGGLGVLWYKNICFCVIRPNRYTYEFMEKCSIYTLSFLEEQYRDILTYCGTKSGRDVNKVAETGLTPVLDNDSIYFAEARLVLICKKIYFQDMIPAHFLDPAIDEFYPLKDYHRMYVGEIVRCLKR